The Ranitomeya variabilis isolate aRanVar5 chromosome 7, aRanVar5.hap1, whole genome shotgun sequence genome includes a window with the following:
- the LOC143785874 gene encoding uncharacterized protein LOC143785874, with the protein MEKGESDVRDDEWCKEDVPTDGCTSISKIQKSIAQDPYEEHANISDMDPFKVHCPNSSQTVKQNKSHRRSLKNKKAPTRKKLFSCSECGKCFTVKSSLVTHERIHTGEKPFSCSECGKCFTVKSSLLRHERIHTGEKPFSCSEYGKSFTEISSLLKHKRIHTGEKPFSCSECGKCFIVKSNLIKHERIHTGEKPFSCSECGKCFTEKSNLVTHKRIHTGEKPFSCSDCGKCFTEKSNLVTHERIHTGEKPFSCSECGKCFIVKSNLIKHERIHTGEKPFSCSECGKCFTEKSYLIKHERMHTGEKPFSCSECGKCFTAISYLLKHKRIHTGEKPFSCSECGKCFTGQTSLIRHERIHTGEKPFSCLECGKCFKEKLSLLRHERVHTGEKPFSCSECGKCFTEISSLLKHKRIHTGEKPFSCSDCGKCFTLKSRLFTHERIHTGEKPFSCSECGKCFTEKSYLVTHERMHTGEKPFSCSECGKCFTRKSNLVTHERMHTGEKPFSCSVCGKCFTRKSNLVTHERMHTGE; encoded by the coding sequence ATGGTTGTACCAGCATCTCCAAAATCCAAAAAAGCATTGCACAAGACCCATATGAAGAACATGCCAACATCTCAGACATGGATCCTTTTAAAGTACACTGTCCTAATTCATCACAGACTGTTAAACAAAATAAAAGTCACAGAAGaagtttgaaaaataaaaaagctcccACAAGGaagaagctattttcatgttcagaatgtggaaaatgtttcacagtaaaatcaagtcttgttacacatgagagaattcacacaggagaaaagccattttcatgttcagaatgtgggaaatgttttacagtgaaatcatctcttcttagacatgagagaattcacacaggagagaaaccattttcatgttcagaatatggAAAATCTTTTACAGAGATATCATCTCTTCTTAAAcataagagaattcacacaggcgagaagccattttcatgttcagaatgtggaaaatgttttatagtAAAATCAAATCTTAttaaacatgagagaattcacacaggagagaagccattttcatgttcagaatgtgggaaatgttttacagaaaaatcaaatcttgttacacataagagaattcacacaggagagaagccattttcatgctcagattgtggaaaatgttttacagaaaaatcaaatcttgttacacatgagagaattcacacaggagagaagccattttcatgttcagaatgtgggaaatgttttatagtaAAATCAAATCTTAttaaacatgagagaattcacacaggagagaagccattttcatgttcagaatgtgggaaatgttttacagaaaaaTCATATCTTATTAAACATGAGAGAatgcacacaggagagaagccattttcatgttcagaatgtggaaaatgttttacagcgaTATCATATCTTCTTAAAcataagagaattcacacaggcgagaagccattttcatgttcagaatgtgggaaatgttttacagggcAAACATCTCTAattagacatgagagaattcacacaggagagaagccattttcatgtttagaatgtggaaaatgttttaaagagAAATTATCTCTTCTTAgacatgagagagttcacacaggagagaagccattttcatgttcagaatgtggaaaatgttttacagagataTCATCTCTTCTTAAAcataagagaattcacacaggcgagaagccattttcatgttcagattgtgggaaatgttttactctgaaatcacGTCTttttacacatgagagaattcacacaggcgagaagccattttcatgttcagaatgtgggaaatgttttacagaaaaatcatatcttgttacacatgagagaatgcacacaggagagaagccattttcatgctcagaatgtggaaaatgttttacacggaaatcaaatcttgttacacatgagagaatgcacacaggagagaagccattttcatgctcagtatgtggaaaatgttttacacggaaatcaaatcttgttacacatgagagaatgcaCACAGGAGAGTAG